The Drosophila sulfurigaster albostrigata strain 15112-1811.04 chromosome 3, ASM2355843v2, whole genome shotgun sequence genomic sequence CAGTGATTATCAAGCTGCCTGGATACCTGATGTCGAGGAGGTAGAGGACAAGGTCggtgatgacgacgacgacgatgaggatgatgaagATATGAGTGACGATGAAGAGGACGAGGATGAGGACTTCATGTCCTGTGACAATAAATCGTTCGAGGATGAGTACGAGAAGCGTGACTCGGACACAGAAGAGTATTTGGACAGTGTTTCCGTCTCCTCGGAAGCAGCGATCAATGACGAAAAATACGATCAGCAAATGGACTTCCAAGAGGAGCGTGAATCTCTGCAAAAACTGCAGCAGGCGCGCACGGATCAGCTGTGGCCCGATGAGATCGACACGCCACTCGATGTGCCGGCTCACGAGCGTTTCCAAAAGTATCGCGGCCTCGAATCGTTCCGCACCTCGCCCTGGGATGCCAAAGAGAATCTGCCCAGCGATTATGCGCGCATCTATCAGTTTAAGAACTTCGATCGTACCAAGCGTCGCATCCTCACAGAGGCTAAGGATTTCGTGGGCATTCAGGTGAGTCatttaagcatatttatttaatcactTAATTAAAGTGCTAAATGAATTCCTTTCTATTTCTAGCCAGGTTTGTACATCACGCTGCATGTGATCAACGTGTCCCAAAGCCGCTGGGATGCGTTCCGATCCGCACAGTACACCGACAACGTGATTGTCTACGGAATGTTGCCGCATGAGCATCAGATGTGTGTGATGAATGTGGTGTTGCAGCGCATCCCTGACTCTGAAGTGCCTCTCAAGTCCAAGGAGCAACTGATTGTGCAGTGTGGCTATCGCCGATTTGTCGTCAATCCCATTTACAGTCAGCACACCAACGGGGATAAGCACAAGTTTGAACGGTTCTTCAGACCTTACGAAACTGTTTGCGCCACTTTCTATGCGCCCATACAGTTTCCACCCTCTGCCATACTGGCGTTCAAGGTGAATCCCGATTCCACACTTGCTTTGGTGGCACGTGGTCGCCTGCTCTCCTGCAATCCGGATCGCATTGTGCTAAAGCGTGTGGTGCTCAGTGGACATCCGATGCGCATCAATCGTAAATCGGCCACCATACGCTACATGTTCTTCTACAAGGAGGACGTGGAGTACTTCAAGCCGGTGAAACTACGCACCAAATGCGGTCGTCTGGGTCACATTAAGGAATCGCTGGGCACACATGGTCATATGAAGTGCTATTTCGATGGCCAGCTGCGTTCCTATGACACCGCATTCATGTATCTCTACAAACGCGTCTTCCCCAAGTGGAACTATGAGGAGTGTCTGGTGCGGAGCGCGGAGCATGCTCGCCAGGAGTCGGCGGCGCGGAGGAACTCAAAACAGCTGGAGGATGTGGAAATGGATCAGTAGTAAACGATTTGATGGgtgtatattaattatgtcGATATATAACTGTgcatatatattgaaataaatttgccaCACATTAAGTTGGACTTTTATCTTTTCatataatgtaataataataggtATAATAGAACTATATATTCACAAACAATTGGCTTAACTAATTCGGATAGTAGACGGGTAcacaacacatacaaacatttttatgtataaaaCGGTATATAACGACGGTTCAAGCCGCATTGCACAGTCCTATCTGTTGAGGGAAGTTGGGGTTGGTGGATAGAgagtttcttttttatggCTAATACATTGGGTTCTACGGGGGAGAGATTGAGGGGGGGGAATttagtagttgtagttggtGGACAAGCATTTGCGTCTCTTCTTCTGCAGCTGTTCGATCTGCTCCACAATGCGTGTGCTCGTCTGGAATGCCTTCTCAATGCATTCGCATGTGAGCGCTGTGGCGATAAACTGTTTGATGGATATGTGCCAACCATCTGAGAtgtttgtgctgctgctgctgccactgctcgttgtgtttgttgttcttgtggcTGCAGCGGATCCTCCACCCGCAGCGGCTGCCTTGGCCTGTCGCAGCTCCTCCTCGAGCGCAATAAACAGACGCGTTGTGCTGCTCGGCTCTGCAGCCGGCGTTGTGGGATTGCCATTGTTATCCGGTTGCTGTAATTAAGGACCACATTAATAGCACTCTAGAGAAGAGAAAATATGAACTTACCTCATCTCCGCTGCCTGCCAAATTTAGCTGTGTAAAGCTTTCCAAGCTCGGCTCCTTTTTGATATTGCTGTTGCCCAACTCAATGAGATTTTCATCTGTCAACGTGAAAAAGAACATGCCTAAATATTCGAAAGCTGTTTTCGTTATCGCTACTTACATGCTCGTCGCATATCCTCGTCCTGCACACAACCCATGATCTCGATAATGCTGCGCCACAGCAGCTGGAAATTCTCTTTACGCATATGCGGCACTGGCGAATGGCCGCCAGCGGCTCCCTCACTGGGTTGATCCAGCAAATAGCCCAGACTGCCCAGGCTGCGTGTGTCCGTAGCGTTGGAGTCGGCACGATCAAGTCGTGTGGCTGCAACCAGATCGCTGATCTGCGAGAAATTCGATATAGTCTCAACGTTCAGTAGCATTTGCTCGGCGGCTGTAGCCGCATTTgaaccagctgctgctgctgatgcagcCCCAGCTGTCGTCGGGGGCGTCATGCGGGCCGCTCCCAAATCTGAAATATCCGAAAATGTGTCAATCGATTCGTAACGTCCCTGCTGGTGTAGGCCGATGTCGTAGTCGTCCTCCTGCCCAGCATCAGTGCGTGTTGCAGTACCCGACAGTCCAGCTAGGCCAGCAGCACCCGGCAGATCCACATAGAACGTCGAGTTGCGATGCGCCAGCGACGAGGCATTCGAGTTCAGCGATAGATTCGGTGTGCGTGACAAGTCCATGAATGTGTTGCCCGATATGCCAGCCAGATTATGCAAATGCTGTGTGGCGCTGATCAAGGCAAAGTCATCGGCATCGAAGTTCTGATCCGATGGCGATGGCAGCGCTTCAATCGACTCGGAGGCATCATCACTGTAAGCAAGACAAAAAATATTAGCAAACATTCGAAAGCGAAAAagtaacataaaaaaaagttttctattttaatttgcagttaGCTCTAAATAAGAGTAACTCTTCTACTTTATAATAAAGCCTTACTCAAAGAAATCCTCCGCTTCGATGGCCTCCTCGGCATCATCTTTGGTGCGTGGACGAGGACGACGTGTGCGCTCAATTTCCGCCTTCGACAACAGCGGCGGCaaatgcaacacaaacaacagctTCAACTTCTCCGTGCTCTTGTTGGAGCAAACCAAGCCCAAGGCATTGACAAGCTGCCCAAAGTCCAGCTGTCCCGTGCCCTTCTTATCCGTGAGCTGATTAAAAAGATAATTTCCATTAAAATCATATAACAAATATGTGCAAAAAAATTGCGACTTACCCTGAACAGCTTCTCGGCTATGTCGACACTGACGCATTTGCGCCAGGGCGTCAGCTCGCTGAAAAGCGTGTGGAATACTTCATAGTTAACCGAGTAGGCCTCATGGCGTCCACTGCCGCCGCCTGGCATAATATCACGTGCGGGCGATTGATGATGCTGCAGCTGTGGCGCCTCGCTCAAGCTTTGtgtcttctgctgctgctgaaccGACTTTAGCACCAGCTTCTCCTCTCTGATAATCGTGAGCAGCGTGTGCAGCTCAAGGCGCTCGAAGTATGGGTTCTGGACATGCGCCTTCACAATAGTCTTCTCGTTGTCAATGTCAAATTGTCGCACAGTGAGTCGACGATGTTTATTTCTCAACTCCTCGATGCGTTGTTGCGTGAGCTCTGCACCGAATTTCGTATACGCCTCGTAGATGAGAGTCTGCACTGTTTGGGTTTGGGGGCGTTCTTGTTTGCGCTTGTCTGTGGGCGGTGGCACTTGATACTCTGGATTGTAGATGCCCTCCAAATACGTTTGCAATACCAGCATAGCTTCGCCATCGTCCTGACAATCGAGCAGCTTGTCTCGATTCCATTCGATGATTTGCAGcgaaatcataaatatgatTTTGGCGCCCTCGTAGAAAAAACAATCGAGAATTTGCAGCGAACTCTCGTAGCTGATGACGCTTATGAATATGGTGAGGAACCAGGAGATGGAGATCATCTTTATGACACCCAATCGCTCCAGATGTTCATGCAAATCGGATAGGTGCGTTGCCACCAACTCATTGAGCACACCTTGATCGATTTGGGCACCCACAATCTTGTCCTGGTAATAGTCAGGCAATAGATTCTCGCAGAGCGCCGCCAGCATCCAGAAGGCGTTCTCCTCATCacaaaacaatagaaataCCGATGATACAATGTTCATGGCCTGACAGTAGCCAACCTGCGGATTCCGTAATGCATACGCTTGGAGCACGCGTCGCAAGGCGCCAATGCCATCAGTGCATTGGAAGGCCGGATGTTCTGGTAGCGAGCGTGGCAAATCACGATCGATCTCGTCGTGGACAAAGCTATTTTTAATGCAGGCAGCCTTCTCTACGAGATCCTCATACAGTCCAGGATTCATTTCCTTGTCATGTATGGCACCCGAGAAGATGAGCCAGATCTCCTGTCGCAATTTATCGGGTATGCCTTCCACAATCAAATTGATCACATCTGTAGTGCGAAACATCGCGATGCCACGTCCAAAATCACGAAAATGATCCTCCCATCTTGCTAACTTTTGTTCCTGTTTCTTCTGTATGTCGGGACTGAACTGCGTCTTGAATGTGTTGAGTAAAGCAGTCTGCTTACTCCAGGATATATCATATTTAGCGCGCTCCCTGCTCACGGGACTGTAAGAAAAATTACACTGAAATACTTTATATTACTTAAATTGGGAAAAATATCTTACATGTGTATGCGGGAAAGTAGATCTGTGATCTTGGAGATGAGCACTTCACGATCGACAATCTTTGAGAACATGAAGGGCACATTATCCGACGAAAAAATGACAATCTGGTTGTCATAACGCTGCTGGCCATCGTCCTTCTTCTCGACGCTCTGCAAATAGTAATATTAATCAAGTAATTGCTTATAAAGGTTTCTTAACATTTAACTCACCTTAATAGTCTTCATGGGTATGACAAGGCTAACCAAATCCTTGACATCGCTGCGAAAGCAGAAGAAATTGGGCGATAGATAAATGTAGCCGGCATGAAAACGCTTCGAGTACGGCGTCCAGATATCCGCCTTGATTTTGCCATCAATAATTTCTGTTTGTGGTAGACGGAAATAAACTCGAAACTCCTCGGATTTCTGACGTGCTGTCAAGTCTCGCAGGAGCACAGGTTCTTTCGACATCTTTGTGGCAAAGCGTGTGTAATTCGAAGTGTCGTGATCGACAACAGGACTCTCTGGATCCTGTATCAGCTTTTGTATGGCCATCTTATTGAGCTGCTCGATTAGAGCATGCGCTTTACTTGCATTAAAGATCAGCGTAAAATTGTAGGTCATGTTATTGGTAGTCTTCAAATAGATTGTTTTGCCACTGCGACTGATGTCCTCCAATTCCGCAAAACGTATGATACGCTTAATCTCCTCGCTCAAGATATAGGAATAGAAACAGACATGATTCAGCGAGATGTACAATTGTCCTTGCCTTGGTATTTTGTTCTTGACATATCTGCAGAAAACACAAAGAAATTAACAAACTATTCAATTTTTGGGACTATTGCACTTACGTCGCTGAATACGAGTTGACCAGACGCTCCTCTTCGGGCATTTTGAAGATTTTTCGAAACTGTGAGGTCATCACTTTAAAGTCCGGCGATTCACCGGTATCGTCTTGATTATTTTGAGCATACAGCGATTGTATTTTGCAGATTGTAAAGTTTGTCACTTCCTcctcattttccatttcattgaGCACACTGAAGAGATTCGTTTGCAGCCATTCCCAGTCCTTTACGATCTCGTCTTGCGTCAGACCAATTGCAATTTCTAGCGATAAggaataatcataataataactattagAAAACCGTGCTCTCATAATTTGTAATGCtatcaaataaacaattctATATACTGTGTTACTTTGAGTTATCTAAGGGGGTTGACACATTTGCTGAGCTATCAGAACTATTTATTAATACAGCAAAtgagtatttatatttaatatgttttaaatgcaAGCTAAAGCCGCTTAAAGACCTCATTGTCTGCGGtcaaaatttacaaatgaaatggataaaatagaaaaaagttGTTCgagctttaaaataaaattattttaaaaatcattgtAGCATTTCATTTATGCGGGCTAAAGTCCCCAAGGAAttgaattcatatatttacaatctttattattacgcagcaaaaataaatacagctGCTTGCTATAGATTTCTTTTCGCCTGTTACTTGAGCTGATTTTTATAGATGTATATACGATATATGTGAATATGTAagattgttgtgtgtgtggaacaCACAAACCTAGATATCAGctgaacaaacaaacaatcagATATCAGCCACAAGtgaatttgtattataaatgAAGATATTTCAAATGCTTGATTGAAGACATTTGAACCCGAATGTCAACAGAGTTCAATACTGAcagcataaattatatagaatATTGCCAAAATCACCAgtcaaatttcaattcaatttaacagTTTTCTTCTGAGCTAAAATTTACAcaaattgttttcgttttctgaTCTTAAGTTATTATAAGTTTCTTTTTTACCTCCAGCATTAACTCTCAATTCGcttgtttatttgtatatagacCTCCTTAGTGCTACTCTACTTTTATTGGTATGAGCTTAATACCACATgtcaattttattcaatatactTAGTTATGTTTAAAAGAGCAATGAAAGTGATCAAAGTCAATGTATTTCCGAAAATTGCATTGCTTTCtagctttatttaaattttaaaggacatataatatacataatctataaatatatgtactataatCAATGGTATTTCCTTTTCAGTGCATTCACTGCAAAGTTCTttgttaaaagaaaaaatgtattgAGTAGTGAACTTTACTAAGGCTAACCATTGAA encodes the following:
- the LOC133842940 gene encoding TBC1 domain family member 9 isoform X1, which encodes MWIQPKDLLLPSPFWIAEMYSKYFVLQKRRGHGESRGFGSMLVGTFDSVMSTKPAPYRILHQTPSSEVSYEIAIGLTQDEIVKDWEWLQTNLFSVLNEMENEEEVTNFTICKIQSLYAQNNQDDTGESPDFKVMTSQFRKIFKMPEEERLVNSYSATYVKNKIPRQGQLYISLNHVCFYSYILSEEIKRIIRFAELEDISRSGKTIYLKTTNNMTYNFTLIFNASKAHALIEQLNKMAIQKLIQDPESPVVDHDTSNYTRFATKMSKEPVLLRDLTARQKSEEFRVYFRLPQTEIIDGKIKADIWTPYSKRFHAGYIYLSPNFFCFRSDVKDLVSLVIPMKTIKSVEKKDDGQQRYDNQIVIFSSDNVPFMFSKIVDREVLISKITDLLSRIHIPVSRERAKYDISWSKQTALLNTFKTQFSPDIQKKQEQKLARWEDHFRDFGRGIAMFRTTDVINLIVEGIPDKLRQEIWLIFSGAIHDKEMNPGLYEDLVEKAACIKNSFVHDEIDRDLPRSLPEHPAFQCTDGIGALRRVLQAYALRNPQVGYCQAMNIVSSVFLLFCDEENAFWMLAALCENLLPDYYQDKIVGAQIDQGVLNELVATHLSDLHEHLERLGVIKMISISWFLTIFISVISYESSLQILDCFFYEGAKIIFMISLQIIEWNRDKLLDCQDDGEAMLVLQTYLEGIYNPEYQVPPPTDKRKQERPQTQTVQTLIYEAYTKFGAELTQQRIEELRNKHRRLTVRQFDIDNEKTIVKAHVQNPYFERLELHTLLTIIREEKLVLKSVQQQQKTQSLSEAPQLQHHQSPARDIMPGGGSGRHEAYSVNYEVFHTLFSELTPWRKCVSVDIAEKLFRLTDKKGTGQLDFGQLVNALGLVCSNKSTEKLKLLFVLHLPPLLSKAEIERTRRPRPRTKDDAEEAIEAEDFFDDDASESIEALPSPSDQNFDADDFALISATQHLHNLAGISGNTFMDLSRTPNLSLNSNASSLAHRNSTFYVDLPGAAGLAGLSGTATRTDAGQEDDYDIGLHQQGRYESIDTFSDISDLGAARMTPPTTAGAASAAAAGSNAATAAEQMLLNVETISNFSQISDLVAATRLDRADSNATDTRSLGSLGYLLDQPSEGAAGGHSPVPHMRKENFQLLWRSIIEIMGCVQDEDMRRAYENLIELGNSNIKKEPSLESFTQLNLAGSGDEQPDNNGNPTTPAAEPSSTTRLFIALEEELRQAKAAAAGGGSAAATRTTNTTSSGSSSSTNISDGWHISIKQFIATALTCECIEKAFQTSTRIVEQIEQLQKKRRKCLSTNYNY
- the LOC133842942 gene encoding pre-rRNA-processing protein TSR1 homolog, producing MADHTFHRPGPLKQTNKAHKTGRHRSKGAIDNAVKGKVGLKAISHKHKQQQRKEQRRNQMNQLRKNKRDEVLQQKRQLGGQNTAPFLVCLLPMHEQIDAYSALAILESCDSEIVVEKSGSGIVYMNLPRFKQRFAFVVPPIGRGNELIVLDYLKVCDTTLMLTSASFGEDEIFDRWGQRVFNMISAQGIPTPVVALMDLESINPKRRTAAKQAAQKFITKLLPEEKLMQLDSSGEGLNVMRRIGGQKKRVLHNVKNRPHLFGDVVEYVPNGELGTLKITGFLRGQSLNVNGLVHIPGLGDYQLGQVDGPPDPYKLDKSREGESTEVRVLAVSNPAKQTSLQAENIPDPMDAEQTWPTEEEIEASQKETKKTRLIKRVPKGYSDYQAAWIPDVEEVEDKVGDDDDDDEDDEDMSDDEEDEDEDFMSCDNKSFEDEYEKRDSDTEEYLDSVSVSSEAAINDEKYDQQMDFQEERESLQKLQQARTDQLWPDEIDTPLDVPAHERFQKYRGLESFRTSPWDAKENLPSDYARIYQFKNFDRTKRRILTEAKDFVGIQPGLYITLHVINVSQSRWDAFRSAQYTDNVIVYGMLPHEHQMCVMNVVLQRIPDSEVPLKSKEQLIVQCGYRRFVVNPIYSQHTNGDKHKFERFFRPYETVCATFYAPIQFPPSAILAFKVNPDSTLALVARGRLLSCNPDRIVLKRVVLSGHPMRINRKSATIRYMFFYKEDVEYFKPVKLRTKCGRLGHIKESLGTHGHMKCYFDGQLRSYDTAFMYLYKRVFPKWNYEECLVRSAEHARQESAARRNSKQLEDVEMDQ
- the LOC133842940 gene encoding TBC1 domain family member 9 isoform X2, whose translation is MWIQPKDLLLPSPFWIAEMYSKYFVLQKRRGHGESRGFGSMLVGTFDSVMSTKPAPYRILHQTPSSEVSYEIAIGLTQDEIVKDWEWLQTNLFSVLNEMENEEEVTNFTICKIQSLYAQNNQDDTGESPDFKVMTSQFRKIFKMPEEERLVNSYSATYVKNKIPRQGQLYISLNHVCFYSYILSEEIKRIIRFAELEDISRSGKTIYLKTTNNMTYNFTLIFNASKAHALIEQLNKMAIQKLIQDPESPVVDHDTSNYTRFATKMSKEPVLLRDLTARQKSEEFRVYFRLPQTEIIDGKIKADIWTPYSKRFHAGYIYLSPNFFCFRSDVKDLVSLVIPMKTIKSVEKKDDGQQRYDNQIVIFSSDNVPFMFSKIVDREVLISKITDLLSRIHIPVSRERAKYDISWSKQTALLNTFKTQFSPDIQKKQEQKLARWEDHFRDFGRGIAMFRTTDVINLIVEGIPDKLRQEIWLIFSGAIHDKEMNPGLYEDLVEKAACIKNSFVHDEIDRDLPRSLPEHPAFQCTDGIGALRRVLQAYALRNPQVGYCQAMNIVSSVFLLFCDEENAFWMLAALCENLLPDYYQDKIVGAQIDQGVLNELVATHLSDLHEHLERLGVIKMISISWFLTIFISVISYESSLQILDCFFYEGAKIIFMISLQIIEWNRDKLLDCQDDGEAMLVLQTYLEGIYNPEYQVPPPTDKRKQERPQTQTVQTLIYEAYTKFGAELTQQRIEELRNKHRRLTVRQFDIDNEKTIVKAHVQNPYFERLELHTLLTIIREEKLVLKSVQQQQKTQSLSEAPQLQHHQSPARDIMPGGGSGRHEAYSVNYEVFHTLFSELTPWRKCVSVDIAEKLFRLTDKKGTGQLDFGQLVNALGLVCSNKSTEKLKLLFVLHLPPLLSKAEIERTRRPRPRTKDDAEEAIEAEDFFDDDASESIEALPSPSDQNFDADDFALISATQHLHNLAGISGNTFMDLSRTPNLSLNSNASSLAHRNSTFYVDLPGAAGLAGLSDLGAARMTPPTTAGAASAAAAGSNAATAAEQMLLNVETISNFSQISDLVAATRLDRADSNATDTRSLGSLGYLLDQPSEGAAGGHSPVPHMRKENFQLLWRSIIEIMGCVQDEDMRRAYENLIELGNSNIKKEPSLESFTQLNLAGSGDEQPDNNGNPTTPAAEPSSTTRLFIALEEELRQAKAAAAGGGSAAATRTTNTTSSGSSSSTNISDGWHISIKQFIATALTCECIEKAFQTSTRIVEQIEQLQKKRRKCLSTNYNY